A stretch of the Rhodospirillaceae bacterium genome encodes the following:
- a CDS encoding ABC transporter ATP-binding protein, translating to MNAPADPPIPEAPILEARGLTRRFGGLVAVDDFSFAVREGAIHGLIGPNGAGKTTTFNVISGFYAPTSGQVLYRGRDISGRKTSALAEMGLVRTFQGSTLFQEFSVLDNVRVGRHLGTRAGFLRRLLGTDRGSEAQADASAREALAFFGLEELADEPVSNLPHGHQRMLGMAVALAAEPKVLLLDEPFTGMNPEETRRMMELVRRIRDGGVTVMLVEHDMQAVMNLCDIITVMNFGALLVEGAPDDVRNDPAVIEAYLGSATGNGAGNGAGDAA from the coding sequence ATGAACGCGCCCGCCGACCCGCCGATCCCGGAAGCGCCCATCCTGGAGGCGCGGGGGCTGACCCGCCGGTTCGGCGGCCTGGTGGCGGTCGACGATTTCAGCTTCGCGGTGCGCGAGGGCGCGATCCACGGCCTGATCGGGCCGAACGGCGCCGGCAAGACCACGACCTTCAACGTGATCAGCGGTTTCTACGCGCCGACGTCCGGGCAGGTGCTCTATCGCGGCCGGGACATTTCCGGGCGCAAGACCAGCGCGCTGGCCGAGATGGGGCTGGTGCGGACCTTCCAGGGCTCGACGCTGTTCCAGGAATTCTCCGTTCTGGACAATGTCCGGGTCGGCCGCCATCTCGGCACCCGCGCGGGCTTCCTGAGACGGCTGCTCGGCACGGACCGCGGGTCGGAAGCGCAGGCCGATGCCAGCGCGCGGGAGGCCCTGGCCTTTTTCGGCCTGGAAGAGTTGGCGGACGAGCCGGTCTCGAACCTGCCGCACGGCCATCAGCGCATGCTCGGCATGGCGGTCGCGCTGGCGGCGGAGCCCAAGGTGCTGCTGCTCGACGAACCCTTCACCGGCATGAACCCGGAGGAGACCCGGCGCATGATGGAACTCGTCCGGCGCATCCGCGACGGCGGCGTCACCGTCATGCTTGTCGAGCACGACATGCAGGCGGTGATGAATCTGTGCGACATCATCACGGTGATGAATTTCGGCGCCCTGCTGGTCGAGGGCGCGCCGGACGACGTGCGCAACGATCCTGCGGTGATCGAAGCCTATCTCGGCTCTGCCACGGGCAACGGGGCGGGCAACGGGGCGGGCGATGCTGCTTGA